The genomic interval CTGTTCGCGCGGCTCCACAACCGCGCCGAGACCTATGCGCCTTCGAGCCCCAAGCTCAAGCGCCAGGAATGGCATGAGTACGACGTGGTCGACATCGACCGGTTCGCGCCCCCCGAGGAGAAGCTCGTTCGCGAGCGCACCGCGGCGATCATCGCGCGATTGAACCGGCTCCCGCGAACACCGGAGAGCTACGGGCTGATCCACGCCGATCTCCACATGCACAACTTCTGCTTCGCCGAAGGGAATGTCACCGCGTTCGACTTCGACAACTGCGAGTACGCGTGGTTCGTCAAGGACATCGCGGTCCTCCTCTTCTACATCGCGCGAGGTGAGGCGCGAGAGGCGCGCGACGAAGCGGTCGCAGCGTTCCTGGGGCCGTTCCTCGAAGGGTATCGGGAGCTTCGACGGATGGATCGCGAGTGGCTCGCGGCCGTGCCGGACCTGCTCGCGCTCCAGCGCTCGATGAACTACGCGCTGTTCCACCAGTATCGCGACCCGGCCGTGCTCGACGAGAGCACGCTCGACCGGTGGGGGCGGTTCCGGCGCGACATCGAAGGGGACGTACCGGTCCTGCAGATTGATTTCAGCGCATTCTGATTTCAGCGCAGAACGAGCACCTCTTGGCGAGGCATCGCTCCTTCCAGCTGG from Myxococcus stipitatus carries:
- a CDS encoding phosphotransferase enzyme family protein gives rise to the protein MHPELVRRFHEPIRDEAARRYGLSPEQLTELVAFENFVYEAENDDGEGLILRISHSTRRTLDYTLGEVEFVRYLAAARIPIASPVLSDSGQFVERIEDREPGGYFVVTAFERAPGIVFDDAPPLKERYWKAPLFRDLGRLFARLHNRAETYAPSSPKLKRQEWHEYDVVDIDRFAPPEEKLVRERTAAIIARLNRLPRTPESYGLIHADLHMHNFCFAEGNVTAFDFDNCEYAWFVKDIAVLLFYIARGEAREARDEAVAAFLGPFLEGYRELRRMDREWLAAVPDLLALQRSMNYALFHQYRDPAVLDESTLDRWGRFRRDIEGDVPVLQIDFSAF